The following proteins are co-located in the Malassezia restricta chromosome II, complete sequence genome:
- a CDS encoding transcriptional co-repressor — protein MVSRDISAPISVHPYPPGAVPAAATVSNAVMAGTTLDPSAETVPVMAPDNASVVYLDVRKSPSQKGPDMMHHSPRTSMGLTAADVPPAILPPKGDRVMVTLMKLSTANEHAWLTIGSTAESMGDSPRALGSYESALLHNPYSVSALSAIANVYRSMDHFDLAVEYFQRVLDIDNENGEVWGAMGHCYLMMDELEKAYAAYHQALYHLPNPKEPKLWYGIGILYDRYGSLEHAEETFSSVVRMNPDYEKANEIYFRLGIIYKQQGKYETSLECFRLILGNPPKPLTEMDIWFQIGHVHEQQHAYDLAREAYERVLSENTDHAKVRQQLGLLYMQPKASFFSQEKALELLQQSLECDPNDQQTWFLVGRSYMEMQEYNKAYDAYQQAVYRDGKNPALWCSIGILYFQIMQFHDALGAFSRSIRLNPYIPEIWLNLGILYETCNNQISDAIDAYRRVMELEPENAAIQQRLQLLQNAEPLGKAVPNIPKPKDVPLDSYATVNVAAPDTPSAASFKAEDKTWKISSRTSADPSAEVSVPVREVHSEGERKQILDAPPHRAYISASRSLNGPSTFARSYAETDRADVSHPRTHEAPLEWDRQYSVPYVDERAGVYSSRIPMTSSHHYYDGRISRYDSDGYRGGRPYVPVTSTRLSPLDRRTFVSPSQEREILDGDRDSTFHGKQEVSRIRSELPVRGIHSEVRLAPAEPGVSSMSRGSDSASNAREVDEDYDEGAASALMGLVGAANTAYEASSWGRARSEAPIRARSPTSTKRAGDHDRPSLEAKRRRYEDLYTYEDRIERPDGRVMISAAREG, from the coding sequence ATGGTGAGTCGGGATATAAGTGCACCCATTAGCGTGCACCCTTATCCTCCCGGTGCTGTACCTGCCGCTGCAACCGTCTCTAATGCCGTTATGGCTGGAACAACGTTAGACCCTTCAGCAGAAACGGTGCCAGTCATGGCTCCCGATAATGCCTCAGTCGTGTACTTGGATGTAAGAAAAAGTCCCTCTCAAAAGGGTCCTGATATGATGCATCATTCTCCTCGAACAAGCATGGGTTTGACAGCTGCTGATGTGCCCCCAGCTATCCTGCCGCCGAAGGGTGACCGCGTCATGGTCACGCTGATGAAACTCAGCACTGCAAACGAGCATGCGTGGCTCACCATTGGTTCAACGGCTGAATCCATGGGAGACTCACCCCGTGCGCTTGGCTCCTACGAGTCTGCCCTTTTGCATAACCCATATTCTGTTTCAGCGCTCAGTGCCATTGCAAATGTATATCGTTCTATGGACCATTTTGATCTTGCTGTTGAATACTTTCAACGTGTTTTAGATATTGACAATGAAAATGGAGAAGTATGGGGTGCAATGGGTCATTGCTACTTGATGATGGATGAGCTTGAAAAAGCGTATGCTGCATACCATCAGGCCTTATACCATTTGCCAAATCCCAAAGAGCCAAAGCTTTGGTATGGAATCGGCATATTGTACGACCGTTACGGAAGCCTAGAGCACGCTGAAGAAACTTTTTCTAGTGTTGTTCGAATGAATCCTGACTATGAAAAGGCCAACGAAATTTACTTTCGCCTCGGAATCATATACAAGCAGCAAGGTAAATATGAAACTAGTCTCGAATGTTTTCGTCTCATCCTAGGAAACCCGCCCAAGCCGCTCACAGAGATGGATATTTGGTTTCAAATTGGACATGTGCACGAACAACAACATGCTTACGATCTTGCAAGAGAAGCATATGAACGTGTCCTCTCTGAAAACACAGATCATGCGAAGGTCCGCCAGCAATTGGGCCTATTGTACATGCAGCCAAAAGCGAGCTTTTTTAGCCAAGAAAAAGCTCTAGAGCTCTTGCAACAGAGCCTGGAATGTGATCCAAATGACCAGCAAACGTGGTTCTTGGTCGGCAGATCCTACATGGAGATGCAGGAATATAATAAAGCTTATGATGCGTATCAACAAGCTGTGTATCGCGACGGAAAGAATCCTGCTCTCTGGTGTTCAATTGGCATACTCTATTTCCAAATCATGCAATTTCATGATGCACTGGGTGCATTTTCCCGCTCTATTCGTTTGAATCCCTACATCCCTGAAATTTGGCTGAACCTTGGAATTTTGTATGAGACATGCAACAATCAAATTTCTGATGCTATTGATGCTTATCGCCGTGTCATGGAGCTTGAACCTGAGAATGCAGCTATTCAGCAACGTTTACAACTTTTACAAAATGCTGAGCCGCTTGGGAAAGCAGTACCGAACATTCCCAAACCTAAGGATGTACCGCTGGACTCATACGCTACCGTCAATGTAGCAGCTCCAGATACACCGTCTGCTGCCTCATTCAAAGCCGAAGACAAGACTTGGAAGATCTCATCTCGCACATCAGCAGATCCATCAGCAGAAGTATCTGTGCCTGTTCGCGAAGTTCACTCCGAGGGTGAACGCAAACAAATACTAGACGCCCCTCCGCATCGCGCGTATATTAGTGCGTCGCGGTCGCTCAATGGTCCATCTACATTTGCTCGATCTTACGCTGAAACCGACCGTGCAGATGTTTCTCATCCTCGCACGCATGAGGCTCCCTTAGAATGGGACCGGCAATATTCTGTGCCGTATGTTGACGAGCGTGCAGGAGTTTACTCTTCCCGTATACCAATGACTTCATCGCATCATTATTATGATGGACGTATCTCGCGGTACGATAGTGACGGCTATCGTGGTGGACGCCCGTATGTCCCTGTGACAAGTACGCGGCTTTCACCACTGGATCGCCGCACGTTTGTTTCGCCAAGTCAAGAGCGCGAGATTCTAGATGGCGATCGAGACAGTACGTTTCATGGAAAACAAGAAGTGAGCCGCATCCGGAGTGAGCTACCCGTGCGAGGGATTCATTCTGAGGTTCGCCTTGCACCTGCTGAGCCTGGCGTGTCTTCGATGAGTCGCGGCTCAGACTCAGCTAGTAATGCTCGAGAAGTGGACGAGGACTATGATGAAGGTGCTGCTAGTGCTCTCATGGGACTGGTCGGTGCAGCGAATACAGCGTATGAAGCAAGTTCGTGGGGTCGTGCTCGATCTGAAGCGCCCATACGCGCACGATCACCAACCTCTACGAAGCGTGCAGGTGACCATGATCGTCCCAGTCTAGAAGCTAAACGGCGTCGGTACGAAGATTTATACACTTATGAGGACCGTATCGAGCGACCGGATGGTCGCGTCATGATTTCTGCTGCCAGAGAAGGGTAA
- a CDS encoding pyridoxal 5'-phosphate synthase pdxS subunit — protein MSTENPKILPSSSTTEKSGSVPRSAMRNIKPEAGSGSLGTFGVKSGLAQMLKGGVIMDVVNAEQARIAEEAGACAVMALERVPADIRADGGVARMSDPAMIQEIIDAVTIPVMAKCRIGHFVEAQILQAINVDYIDESEVLTPADEEHHINKHNFKVPFVCGCRNLGEALRRISEGAAMIRTKGEAGTGNVVEAVRHQRTVQAEIRRAASMNDDELYSYARTIQAPFHLLKETARLKRLPVVNFAAGGVATPADAALMMQLGSDGVFVGSGIFKGANQAERAKAIVQAVAHYNDATKLAEVSTNLGEAMVGINISDDMRGGKLASRGS, from the coding sequence ATGTCGACTGAAAATCCCAAAATTCTTCCTAGCTCCTCGACAACTGAAAAGTCGGGTAGCGTTCCACGCAGTGCTATGCGTAACATCAAGCCTGAAGCTGGCTCCGGAAGTTTGGGCACCTTTGGTGTAAAGAGTGGATTGGCACAGATGCTCAAAGGCGGTGTGATCATGGATGTTGTGAACGCCGAACAGGCACGTATTGCTGAGGAAGCCGGTGCCTGTGCTGTCATGGCATTGGAGCGAGTGCCTGCTGATATCCGTGCCGATGGAGGTGTGGCTCGCATGTCTGATCCGGCAATGATCCAAGAGATCATTGACGCCGTTACTATTCCTGTCATGGCCAAATGCCGTATTGGTCATTTTGTTGAGGCTCAAATTCTTCAGGCGATTAATGTGGACTACATTGATGAGAGCGAGGTGCTGACTCCTGCTGATGAGGAGCATCACATAAACAAGCACAACTTCAAAGTGCCTTTTGTGTGCGGCTGCCGTAATCTTGGTGAAGCCCTTCGCCGAATTAGCGAGGGTGCTGCTATGATTCGAACGAAGGGTGAGGCTGGAACAGGTAATGTGGTCGAGGCTGTGCGCCATCAGCGCACGGTTCAAGCTGAAATTCGTCGTGCTGCCAGTATGAACGACGATGAGCTATACTCGTACGCCCGCACGATCCAAGCACCTTTCCATCTTTTGAAAGAAACTGCTCGTCTTAAGCGCCTTCCAGTGGTTAACTTTGCTGCGGGTGGCGTGGCAACGCCAGCTGATGCTGCGCTAATGATGCAACTTGGCAGCGATGGTGTGTTCGTGGGCTCTGGAATTTTCAAAGGAGCCAACCAGGCCGAGCGTGCTAAAGCCATCGTTCAGGCAGTAGCTCACTACAATGATGCCACTAAGCTAGCTGAAGTTTCTACGAACCTGGGTGAGGCTATGGTTGGCATTAACATCTCTGACGACATGAGAGGTGGCAAATTGGCTTCGCGTGGCTCGTAG
- a CDS encoding TBC1 domain family, member 13: MTGPPELDTNNVIYGNINSKCPILRILFPAFKHEQEYVTKDSLRDACLEGNLSHLPSWVRPQAWKVLLSYLPPEKELWLTTLTMRRNDYLQFLEDFTLKPDEVKDRVIVQIYLDLMRSTEKHPGFLLRQTESWSNYGLGNVEEHQRHSLLRRLEEINQRYRCATDRFTLYENKAVSPVSVTYRDYQWHSMLRILSVYAMLNPSIGYIQGMHEILLVLLRVFFAGRDHPAINIQPWESKVLGLGSTRDTEADAFWCFSLLMGMFREIFDFARQDTSSLHEMRQLIFLSNESRRVPDNGMVQALHQLSMLLQCKNYELWSFLEAHSLDPKLPYYSFRWMACLLAADLPANVVSELWDVLFSETGETSAQIPNAHIEMLVCMCCAMLLMVCDELYSLDSNISIQGERMVGTPANDVFHLGMRMLQSYSINTSRPIVSLALQMRQLRINEKMFNNSSTQPVLRVSSDMRPKLQDRLAATVQRGLNTPSRSVSWDVGNVPKTRPFIPSQMSEPQSLSRTETSITHSEDPTGSSNRHALLRRYTSAIQDSNAVASISKASTNLAAKALAWSTKSNESQKTPPRNITVQTQHLSFQDAPPELPIPSMVDSPTDRDSYCGSGAQDISLTSTLPLKSQTHTLLYTPPSADEDMSTSFSLPSLQAAALHKDTSILSLSPSNEKHDAKLLVRRDGGLVRSLPGSVHSRQTNSSSTRSKSSLHSDPQTVAAPRSGTKRRSKPLPKPSPTPVEMTSAMSEPTSPNALASGNLDMLLENMRTNEWIKDR; the protein is encoded by the coding sequence ATGACAGGACCCCCAGAGCTGGACACGAACAATGTGATATATGGGAATATCAATTCGAAATGTCCAATTTTGCGTATTTTGTTCCCCGCTTTCAAACACGAACAGGAATATGTCACTAAAGATAGTCTGCGTGATGCTTGTCTTGAAGGCAACCTGAGTCACTTGCCTTCGTGGGTTCGACCTCAGGCTTGGAAAGTACTTTTGTCATACCTGCCTCCCGAAAAGGAACTTTGGTTAACTACATTGACGATGCGACGTAACGATTATTTACAATTCCTTGAGGATTTCACGCTTAAGCCAGATGAGGTCAAAGACCGTGTGATCGTTCAGATATATTTGGACCTCATGCGTTCAACAGAAAAGCACCCAGGATTTCTCTTGAGACAGACAGAATCTTGGTCAAACTATGGTCTTGGAAATGTTGAAGAACATCAAAGGCACTCACTCCTCAGACGTCTCGAAGAGATCAACCAACGATACAGGTGTGCAACAGATCGTTTCACGTTGTATGAAAACAAAGCCGTTTCTCCTGTTTCAGTCACGTATCGTGACTATCAATGGCACTCTATGTTGCGGATTCTATCTGTCTATGCCATGCTAAATCCAAGTATTGGATATATTCAAGGCATGCACGAAATTCTTTTGGTTCTATTGCGTGTTTTTTTTGCAGGACGAGATCATCCTGCCATTAATATACAGCCATGGGAATCTAAGGTTCTTGGCCTTGGAAGTACAAGGGACACAGAAGCTGATGCATTTTGGTGCTTTTCATTATTGATGGGCATGTTTCGTGAAATATTTGATTTTGCTCGACAGGATACTTCTTCACTACATGAAATGCGACAACTGATTTTCTTGTCGAATGAGAGTCGCAGAGTACCTGATAACGGAATGGTACAAGCATTGCATCAACTAAGTATGTTGCTTCAATGTAAAAACTATGAGCTTTGGTCGTTTTTAGAAGCACATTCGCTCGACCCCAAACTACCGTATTATTCTTTTCGTTGGATGGCATGTCTCTTGGCAGCTGACTTACCTGCTAATGTTGTATCAGAATTATGGGATGTTCTTTTCTCAGAAACTGGAGAGACCTCTGCACAAATACCAAACGCGCACATTGAAATGCTTGTTTGCATGTGTTGTGCTATGCTACTCATGGTCTGTGACGAATTATATTCTTTGGATTCAAACATTTCCATTCAGGGAGAACGCATGGTTGGTACTCCAGCTAATGATGTATTTCATCTTGGGATGCGCATGTTGCAGTCCTATTCCATTAATACGTCACGACCAATTGTGTCATTAGCCCTTCAAATGCGACAGCTGCGGATTAATGAAAAAATGTTCAACAATTCCAGTACACAGCCGGTTTTACGTGTATCAAGTGACATGCGTCCCAAACTGCAGGATCGTCTGGCAGCCACAGTTCAACGTGGTCTGAATACTCCAAGTCGGTCTGTTTCGTGGGATGTAGGTAACGTTCCCAAAACACGGCCTTTTATACCATCACAGATGTCTGAACCTCAATCTTTATCCAGAACAGAAACATCCATCACGCACTCTGAAGATCCGACAGGTTCATCTAATCGACATGCGCTTCTGCGTCGCTATACCAGTGCTATTCAAGATTCGAATGCAGTAGCAAGCATTTCAAAAGCAAGCACGAATTTGGCTGCCAAGGCCCTAGCATGGAGCACAAAGTCAAACGAAAGCCAAAAGACACCGCCGAGGAATATAACTGTTCAGACGCAACATCTTTCCTTTCAAGATGCACCACCTGAACTTCCAATACCGTCGATGGTGGATAGTCCGACGGATCGCGATTCTTATTGTGGATCGGGCGCACAAGACATATCCCTAACAAGTACACTGCCGTTGAAGTCACAAACACACACACTTTTATATACCCCTCCAAGTGCTGATGAAGACATGTCTACTAGTTTTTCTCTCCCAAGTTTGCAAGCAGCTGCCCTTCACAAGGATACCTCAATACTTTCACTGTCTCCTTCGAATGAGAAGCATGATGCAAAGCTTTTGGTACGTCGAGATGGTGGCCTTGTCCGTTCATTACCCGGGTCTGTACATTCTAGGCAGACCAACTCATCCTCAACACGATCCAAATCGAGTCTGCATTCAGACCCACAGACAGTCGCAGCACCCAGATCAGGCACTAAAAGACGATCCAAGCCCTTGCCCAAACCTTCACCAACACCTGTTGAAATGACTTCGGCGATGTCTGAGCCTACATCGCCAAATGCACTAGCCTCAGGCAATCTTGATATGCTGCTAGAAAATATGCGAACAAATGAATGGATCAAAGATAGATAG
- a CDS encoding oxysterol-binding protein-related protein 8, with product MGLFSQVSSAVSWHGQGSKLSKDDNPPEGADADDMEELDDESGSILLSLIGQLRLGMDLHKVTLPTFVLEPRSMLERVTDFLSHPDLIFGADRLENPEERFLAVLTYYMSGWHIKPKGVKKPYNPVLGEFFRCTYAYPNGTTGVYIAEQVSHHPPISAYYYVSPENNILIYGDLRPKSRFLGNTAANIMGGTSRIVLLSRPEDGEYSISMPNMYARGILFGKMVLELGDHSEMVNKNLQMSTDVEFKVKGYFTGSYNMIEGKIMRNGRQVGNMYGKWSGKMEYKDSHTGHTRLLFDAHNAQAVQKQVPPIDQQMPNESQRLWLKVTEGIMSRDMNKATEAKSAIEDGQREDAQEREKQGIMWKPKFFALHNDRYIPVLGSLPEEYRPAGAIKHFTTYSQ from the coding sequence ATGGGATTATTTTCGCAGGTGAGCTCAGCTGTTTCTTGGCATGGTCAAGGCTCTAAGTTATCGAAAGATGACAATCCGCCTGAGGGTGCTGATGCTGATGACATGGAAGAGCTGGATGATGAATCAGGAAGCATTCTATTAAGTCTGATCGGACAACTTCGCCTTGGTATGGATCTACACAAGGTGACACTCCCAACTTTTGTGTTGGAGCCTCGCAGCATGTTGGAGCGTGTGACCGACTTTTTGAGTCATCCAGACTTGATTTTTGGTGCAGATCGCCTCGAGAATCCAGAGGAGCGTTTCCTTGCAGTCCTAACGTATTATATGTCTGGGTGGCATATTAAGCCAAAAGGAGTGAAAAAGCCATACAATCCTGTGCTGGGTGAATTTTTCCGTTGTACATATGCGTACCCCAATGGCACAACGGGTGTGTACATCGCCGAGCAGGTATCACACCATCCACCTATTAGCGCATATTATTATGTGTCGCCCGAGAACAATATCTTAATTTATGGTGATTTACGACCCAAGAGCAGGTTCCTTGGTAATACCGCGGCAAATATTATGGGTGGCACGAGTCGTATTGTACTCTTGAGTCGGCCTGAGGATGGAGAGTACAGCATAAGTATGCCTAATATGTACGCCCGTGGAATTCTCTTTGGGAAAATGGTACTTGAACTAGGAGACCACAGCGAAATGGTGAATAAAAATCTTCAAATGTCTACGGACGTTGAGTTCAAAGTAAAAGGCTACTTTACTGGTTCTTATAATATGATTGAAGGCAAGATTATGCGTAACGGTCGCCAAGTGGGCAATATGTACGGGAAATGGAGTGGCAAGATGGAGTACAAAGACTCTCACACAGGCCACACACGCCTTCTATTTGATGCTCACAATGCCCAAGCTGTGCAAAAGCAGGTGCCCCCAATAGATCAGCAGATGCCGAACGAATCACAGCGTCTCTGGCTTAAAGTGACAGAAGGAATTATGTCAAGGGACATGAACAAGGCAACTGAAGCGAAATCTGCGATCGAAGATGGTCAGCGTGAAGATGCACAGGAGCGAGAAAAGCAGGGTATCATGTGGAAGCCTAAATTCTTTGCACTTCATAATGATCGCTACATCCCTGTGTTGGGATCTCTACCAGAAGAGTATCGACCGGCGGGCGCAATAAAGCACTTCACCACATATTCACAATGA
- a CDS encoding tyrosine-protein phosphatase SIW14: MGTQLAYTNGPNAQPVIHVPTLIPPPAYAHVCPYIFRSADPSIQPESFGFLDTLGLKSIVLLSIEYPSKQLEVYCAKNHIEIHHFGIERRWPSPNNLESSSSASSHLFFSSQEINSFSVLESIVKDALELLLDVRNHPVLVTDIAGIFETGTLLGCLRKIQGWNLSSILFEYRSFAGSLARSANERFIEMFDTDLITMPPTEFVPDWLLPSQQFYVDESERSDSTSHGHSD; this comes from the exons ATGGGCACACAACTGGCGTATACGAACGGGCCTAATGCTCAACCAGTGATCCATGTACCCACGCTGATACCACCGCCAGCTTATGCTCATGTGTGCCCCTATATTTTTCGCTCCGCCGATCCATCCATTCAACCAGAATCGTTTGGCTTCCTTGACACACTCGGACTCAAAAGCATTGTGCTGCTTTCTATCGAATATCCATCGAAGCAACTTGAGGTCTACTGTGCAAAAAATCATATTGAAATACACCATTTTGGGATCGAAAGGCGTTGGCCTTCGCCTAATAATCTAGAGTCCAGCTCTTCTGCATCAAGTCATCTTTTCTTTTCGTCTCAAGAGATCAATTCATTCAGTGTGCTCGAGTCAATTGTAAAGGACGCACTCGAGTTGCTACTGGACGTACGGAATCATCCTGTTCTCGTGACAGATAT TGCGGGTATTTTTGAAACTGGGACGCTTCTTGGCTGTTTGCGAAAAATTCAAGGCTGGAATCTCAGTAGTATTCTATTTGAATATCGGTCTTTTGCCGGGTCATTGGCCCGCAGTGCTAACGAAAGGTTTATCGAG ATGTTTGATACTGACCTTATAACAATGCCTCCCACTGAATTTGTACCGGACTGGCTGTTACCATCTCAACAGTTCTATGTGGATGAATCTGAGCGCAGCGATAGCACGAGTCATGGTCATTCAGACTAg
- a CDS encoding GTP-binding protein 1, which translates to MTSIINEMDALTLKSMDMQILSALETNDPLYMPLVMELKQQLDKESGEVVIILDENAVPSVDTRVIINISTSKHNACKALLDQTSAHVGACCTKLTSYGNTNVLLIRNEPQSAEDHIEIRVAILGNVDAGKSTLLGVLTKGGLDDGRGRARVDLFRHKHEIETGRTSSVGTEVMGFHANGTPVVELHDADALQRKVSWEDICQKSAKVISFIDLAGHERYLKTTVFGMTSALPDYVMLMVGANAGLVGMSKEHLGIALALGIPVAVVITKVDMCPPHILERTMQQVQKVLQSPGCRKAPVFIESESQVIDAALKFPMKRVCPIFQVSNVTGQRLDLLRMFLNVLPSSQAQYAPLRSGPVEMPINDVFSVPFVGTVVSGVLKSGIVKTGDSLLLGPDSLGQFTQTSVRSIQRKRINVACASAGQSVCFALKRVRRNQVRKGMLLASQTSTPPCAYQEFEAEVLCLYHTTTLSVGSCIVLHASSIRQTVKIMSILKIDGPERRRSVSSPPMDDAKPVMRMGDRARVRLRFMANMEYITPGTKLIAREGKTKLVGVVRSVGNQGFATMVQQSHDEVHNAGAWHEAGNKSTHLPTQLSGAA; encoded by the coding sequence ATGACGTCCATTATAAATGAGATGGATGCCTTGACCTTGAAATCAATGGATATGCAAATTTTATCTGCTTTGGAAACTAATGACCCATTATATATGCCGCTAGTCATGGAACTCAAGCAACAACTTGATAAAGAGAGTGGCGAGGTTGTTATAATACTAGATGAAAACGCTGTACCCTCCGTGGACACGCGTGTCATCATCAATATTTCAACATCGAAGCATAATGCGTGCAAAGCACTTTTGGATCAGACTTCAGCACATGTGGGTGCCTGTTGCACAAAGTTGACCTCATATGGTAACACGAATGTGTTGTTGATACGCAATGAGCCACAGTCCGCAGAAGATCACATTGAGATACGAGTTGCTATTCTGGGGAATGTTGATGCTGGAAAGAGTACACTTCTCGGTGTACTTACCAAGGGTGGACTTGATGACGGCCGTGGTCGAGCTCGTGTTGACCTCTTCAGGCACAAGCATGAAATCGAAACGGGTCGGACAAGTAGCGTCGGCACCGAAGTCATGGGCTTCCATGCTAATGGAACGCCAGTGGTTGAGCTTCATGATgctgatgcgctgcagcgcaaaGTCTCTTGGGAGGACATATGTCAAAAGTCGGCCAAGGTTATTTCTTTCATTGATCTTGCAGGTCACGAGCGATACCTAAAGACAACAGTTTTTGGTATGACTAGTGCTCTACCAGACTATGTTATGCTTATGGTCGGTGCTAATGCAGGCCTCGTCGGAATGAGCAAGGAGCACCTCGGAATAGCGCTGGCACTTGGTATTCCTGTCGCCGTTGTCATCACCAAGGTAGATATGTGCCCACCACATATTCTTGAGCGGACAATGCAGCAAGTACAAAAGGTGCTTCAGTCGCCGGGGTGCAGAAAGGCGCCTGTTTTCATTGAGTCAGAATCTCAAGTAATTGATGCGGCTTTGAAGTTCCCGATGAAGCGAGTATGTCCTATTTTTCAAGTTAGTAATGTCACAGGACAAAGACTTGATTTGCTGCGCATGTTCCTTAATGTTCTTCCTTCGAGCCAGGCACAGTATGCACCTTTGCGATCTGGGCCTGTTGAAATGCCCATCAATGATGTATTCAGTGTCCCATTTGTGGGCACTGTAGTCTCCGGGGTCCTCAAGTCTGGTATCGTCAAGACGGGCGATTCTCTGTTGTTAGGGCCAGACAGTCTCGGTCAATTCACGCAAACATCTGTCCGTTCGATCCAGCGTAAGCGGATAAACGTCGCGTGTGCAAGTGCAGGACAGTCTGTGTGCTTCGCATTGAAGCGAGTCCGACGAAATCAGGTACGCAAGGGAATGCTTCTTGCATCACAGACAAGCACTCCGCCATGTGCGTATCAAGAGTTTGAAGCTGAGGTATTGTGTTTGTATCACACTACAACCCTCTCTGTGGGATCCTGCATTGTACTGCATGCCTCGAGCATTCGTCAAACAGTAAAGATTATGAGTATTCTTAAGATTGATGGGCCGGAAAGGCGTCGTTCTGTCTCATCACCTCCAATGGATGATGCGAAGCCTGTCATGCGAATGGGTGATAGAGCGCGTGTGCGACTACGGTTCATGGCTAACATGGAGTACATTACACCCGGGACCAAGCTGATTGCTCGAGAAGGCAAGACAAAGCTCGTCGGTGTTGTAAGGAGCGTAGGTAACCAGGGATTCGCTACCATGGTACAACAAAGCCACGATGAAGTTCACAACGCAGGAGCATGGCATGAAGCAGGAAACAAGTCCACGCATCTCCCCACCCAACTGTCCGGCGCGGCCTAA
- a CDS encoding LEM3 CDC50 family protein, which produces MLDFGLAKHQADDPTKNEDENDSMKDQKEKKKPYALQKPANTALRQQRLKAWHPILSHSTVLPILFGMGVFFAVLGGVMYWSSVRVNELTIEYSSCRDEAPQSGPPENIPSKYYKYRFHSKHDLKNMQPPQWSAERIQPGPGRENNPARYRCTVSFSIPEQLDPGVFLYYKLTNFYQNHRRYMKSMDYLQLLNKPRTADELQSDQCKPLGRDPHTNLAVYPCGLIANSVFNDTFTSPIMLDESGKEISTYNMSEKNIIWQSEYKHYKTPTYNASEIVPPPYWQGAEGPFGYPSGRYEEGKVFDPSKNEHFQVWMRTAAFPHFRKLYMRNDNDPMTVGRYSIEIKDNYPVNMFHGTKAIVLSTASWVGGRSIVMGASHIAVAALCFLLGFALTGMQLARPRRVGDTRYLSWNNPPKQRT; this is translated from the coding sequence ATGTTGGATTTTGGACTTGCAAAACACCAAGCAGATGACCCAACGAAAAATGAAGATGAAAACGATTCAATGAAAGACCAAAAAGAAAAGAAGAAACCATATGCACTTCAAAAACCTGCGAATACGGCACTACGTCAGCAGCGTTTGAAAGCATGGCATCCCATCTTGTCTCACTCTACCGTGCTACCCATTTTGTTTGGAATGGGCGTATTTTTCGCGGTACTGGGTGGTGTCATGTATTGGTCATCCGTGCGGGTGAACGAGCTTACTATCGAGTATTCCTCCTGTCGCGACGAAGCTCCTCAATCCGGTCCTCCTGAGAATATACCTAGCAAATATTACAAATACCGTTTTCATTCAAAGCACGACTTGAAAAATATGCAGCCCCCGCAATGGAGCGCCGAGCGTATTCAACCAGGGCCTGGCAGGGAGAACAACCCAGCACGATACCGCTGCACGGTTTCTTTTTCCATTCCTGAGCAATTGGATCCAGGCGTGTTTCTTTATTATAAGCTCACCAATTTTTATCAGAATCACCGAAGGTACATGAAAAGTATGGACTACCTGCAACTTTTGAATAAGCCGCGCACCGCGGATGAACTACAAAGTGATCAATGTAAGCCCCTTGGTCGGGATCCTCACACAAATCTGGCTGTATACCCGTGTGGATTAATTGCTAACAGCGTTTTTAACGATACGTTTACCTCACCAATCATGCTGGATGAAAGTGGAAAGGAAATATCTACGTATAACATGAGTGAAAAGAATATCATTTGGCAGAGTGAATACAAGCACTACAAGACACCAACGTACAATGCCTCTGAAatcgtgccgccgccctATTGGCAAGGAGCCGAAGGTCCATTTGGATATCCCTCTGGTAGGTATGAGGAAGGGAAAGTGTTTGATCCATCGAAGAACGAGCACTTTCAAGTGTGGATGCGCACTGCCGCTTTCCCCCATTTCAGGAAACTATATATGCGCAACGACAACGATCCGATGACTGTGGGCCGCTATTCGATCGAGATTAAAGACAACTATCCTGTGAATATGTTCCATGGCACCAAAGCTATCGTGTTGAGCACAGCATCTTGGGTCGGCGGTCGTAGCATCGTCATGGGTGCATCACACATTGCAGTCGCAGCTTTGTGCTTTTTATTGGGTTTTGCACTGACAGGAATGCAGCTCGCTCGCCCAAGACGTGTGGGTGATACGAGGTACCTGAGCTGGAATAATCCTCCGAAACAGCGCACATGA